A DNA window from Naumovozyma dairenensis CBS 421 chromosome 7, complete genome contains the following coding sequences:
- the NDAI0G01000 gene encoding uncharacterized protein (similar to Saccharomyces cerevisiae YGR122W; ancestral locus Anc_3.476), whose amino-acid sequence MELPLQLTKKSALQKCLTSDGILLRERCIKLLDAHSAKKIDALLAIDTFFEYGNILLTYIHADEIPQELSVNTLLDETIEILIDIAFYHENIILNLLQRAYDTPDLSSTLWSKSGCYLKNGLGILDYLSSLINKFQYHSKYYELMNQLSLEFKLLQQLSIIVLSLSKLRSKIYNEKNDAILDFQEEDLRELASNSSFYAKICIGCRELLFQHNKKEFKSLLLTTALGYYLDSLTFLLLSMDQYNNDECGIAIGMLEQSIKSLSGIIPLSELNTTILNEKTIKKKDIFKLKIQSKKNPLRMDSKITNYGTKTGKNNNNNTLIPVLQDSLDDFVIPLITLLRYRYNITNEKLSFKPVENDRTKLERFFPRGKIPDLNGTKWVFHNNKLVQEGNIVIKHGQQTNYF is encoded by the coding sequence ATGGAGTTACCATTACAATTGACAAAAAAATCAGCCCTACAAAAATGCTTAACATCCGATGGCATCTTGCTACGAGAACGCTGTATTAAATTGTTAGATGCTCATTCTGCTAAAAAAATCGATGCTTTATTAGCGATTGATACATTTTTCGAATATGGTAACATCCTGCTCACATATATTCATGCTGATGAAATCCCACAAGAATTATCAGTCAATACTTTATTGGATGAAACAATAGAGATTCTAATTGATATTGCATTTTATcatgaaaatataattttaaacCTATTACAAAGAGCTTACGATACACCTGATTTAAGTTCCACATTATGGTCGAAAAGTGGAtgttatttgaaaaacGGTCTCGGAATACTGGATTATTTATCTAGTCTAATAAATAAGTTCCAATATcattccaaatattatgAACTCATGAACCAATTATCTTTAGAGTTTAAGTTATTACAACAATTAAGTATAATTGTTTTATCGCTTTCGAAATTGAGGTCAAAAATCTATAACGAGAAAAATGATGCAATTTTGGATTtccaagaagaagatttgaGAGAATTAGCATCAAATAGTTCATTTTACGCTAAAATATGTATTGGTTGTCGAGAATTACTTTTTCAACATAATAAGAAggaattcaaatcattactATTGACTACTGCCTTAGGTTATTACCTGGATAGTCTGAcgtttttattattatcgatGGATCAATATAACAATGATGAATGTGGGATTGCAATTGGCATGCTCGAGCAATCAATTAAATCGTTATCTGGAATCATTCCGTTGTCAGAATTGAATACTacaatattaaatgaaaagacaattaaaaagaaagacaTCTTTAAACTGAAAATTcaaagtaaaaaaaatccATTAAGGATGGATTCCAAAATAACAAATTATGGTACGAAAACGGggaagaataataataacaatacatTGATTCCGGTCTTACAAGATAGTTTAGATGATTTTGTTATACCGTTGATAACCTTATTACGTTATAGATATAATattacaaatgaaaaattatccTTTAAACCAGTAGAAAATGACAGAACAAAACTGGAAAGATTCTTCCCAAGAGGTAAAATACCGGATCTTAATGGAACAAAATGGGTATTCCACAATAATAAACTAGTGCAGGAAGGAAACATTGTGATTAAGCATGGACAACAAACAAACTATTTCTAA
- the COG2 gene encoding Golgi transport complex subunit COG2 (similar to Saccharomyces cerevisiae COG2 (YGR120C); ancestral locus Anc_3.472): MDFLKDEDLTLDLPNVTEISRDLFEDESEKLIELQKEDPNKTFDVDEFLIKNNFHYVPLDTLIRDLSSLSEEVIDALFGQVNADYDEYLKFCQIYSKDEAENETILDLQQTRLELKNFISHLEQLTSRDIARTQEVVSDTLEYLERLDHIQILLNNHSNILEIITLGKQLSKTLHGVCGIEPLEESISVELTRQLFILVTRARELLETLTSLNSPYVHHLRNEFQGLVQEFQISLKILTNKCLENPSECPELSKLLVEISQAA; the protein is encoded by the coding sequence atgGACTTTTTAAAGGATGAGGATCTGACTCTCGACTTGCCCAACGTCACTGAAATTTCAAGAGATCTTTTCGAAGATGAGTCTGAAAAACTAATCGAATTACAAAAGGAAGATCCAAATAAGACATTCGACGTGGATGAATTCCTTATCAAGAATAATTTCCATTACGTACCGTTAGACACTCTTATTAGAGActtatcatcattgtcTGAAGAAGTAATCGATGCCCTTTTCGGACAAGTGAATGCTGAttatgatgaatatttgaaattttgtcaaatttattcaaagGATGAAGCAGAAAACGAAACGATATTAGACTTACAACAAACTAGACTggaattgaaaaactttATCTCTCACTTGGAACAATTGACCTCCAGGGATATTGCCAGAACACAAGAGGTCGTTTCCGATACTTTGGAATACTTGGAAAGACTAGATCATATAcaaattcttttaaataatcattCTAACATTCtggaaataataacattgGGGAAACAGTTAAGCAAGACATTACATGGGGTATGTGGTATCGAACCATTGGAAGAATCGATTTCTGTGGAATTGACTCGAcaattgtttattttggTAACGAGAGCAAGAGAGTTGTTAGAGACATTAACGTCTTTGAATTCACCATATGTGCATCATCTACGAAATGAGTTTCAGGGATTAGTACAAGAATTCCAAATCTCTTTGAAGATCTTGACTAACAAATGTCTCGAAAATCCATCTGAATGTCCAgaactttcaaaattgttAGTTGAGATTTCTCAAGCAGCTTAA